A genomic region of Branchiostoma lanceolatum isolate klBraLanc5 chromosome 4, klBraLanc5.hap2, whole genome shotgun sequence contains the following coding sequences:
- the LOC136433015 gene encoding transmembrane protein 196-like: MIGRRFFSEWEERQQNEEALAEARRRREMRAVTTALVVLSSLTILVGLVTVGSGIAAAFQPGNTLGSVNSLSAIACGSCFLFSGVLGLVHVGCNNSSACLILCFTVGCTISLIFSLVYVQLLRLFVEDLESGEIQLFVPTNSTFQKAVTDPFVTVALGKTCVVAAGIGCATTIILTFLACRVASEEKRRLFMLREGIDMTEQPHDEQVTTSAI; the protein is encoded by the exons ATGATAGGTCGGAGGTTCTTCTCCGAGTGGGAGGAGAGGCAGCAGAACGAAGAGGCCTTGGCGGAGGCCAGGCGACGGCGGGAGATGAGGGCGGTAACCACAGCCCTGGTGGTTCTCTCCAGCCTGACCATACTGGTGGGACTCGTGACGGTCGGATCGGGCATCGCCGCGGCCTTCCAGCCTGGCAACACGCTCGGGTCCGTGAACAGCCTGTCTGCTATCGCCTGCGGGTCCTGT TTCTTGTTCAGTGGTGTCCTGGGCCTGGTGCATGTGGGCTGTAACAACTCCTCAGCCTGTCTG ATTCTGTGCTTCACTGTGGGCTGCACCATCTCCCTCATCTTCAGCCTGGTGTACGTCCAGCTCCTCAGACTGTTTGTGGAAGATTTAGAGTCTGGGGAAATTCAACTCTTTGTTCCCACCAACTCCACCTTCCAGAAGGCAGTGACGGACCCTTTTGTGACGGTCGCTCTGGGAAAGACGTGTGTGGTGGCTGCTGGGATCGGCTGTGCCACCACCATCATCCTAACTTTCCTGGCCTGTAGGGTTGCTTCAGAGGAGAAGAGGCGACTGTTCATGTTGAGGGAGGGGATCGACATGACAGAACAGCCACATGATGAACAGGTTACAACATCTGCCATATGA
- the LOC136433012 gene encoding regulator of G-protein signaling 7-like isoform X2, with amino-acid sequence MAGRHRRRSETNGPIKESPNLLLYRKMERIVMHMQEEQDGVPIRTVKSFMTKIPSVFTGSDLVNWIVKKLDVEDQAEAVHLGSLMSAHGYFFPISDHVLMLKDDGTFYRFQTPYFWPSNCWEPENTDYAVYLCKRTMQNKARLELADYEAENLAKLQRMFARKWEFIFMQAEAQAKVDKKRDKVERKILDSQERAFWDVHRPVPGCVNTTEMDIKKSCRVSCGDTPKKRKSTTNGGLDITEEQVEPEELQKQVTALQTKLDKHHIKMSKIAELLMSYCEQFGDYEPFLSPPEPSNPWITDDSSLWEQDKMGENREIPSRRVRKWGLSFDELLTDLAGREQFLKFLEKEFSAENLRFWLACDELYAMPLKDVESAVQEIYSEFLAPGCPSPINVDSKCQAIANKNMEKPNRYTFDACMEHIYNLMKSDSYRRFIRSQQYKDLLQTKKKSGAGSDKQWSLVPAALGGRNLVAKLPSLPNRNMDGEVLGDVSSSGNQWSLRNKQPSSSAASSSSDGL; translated from the exons ATGGCCGGACGGCACAGACGGCGGAGTGAAACCAACGGGCCCATAAAAGAGTCGCCCAACTTGCTGCTGTACAGGAAG ATGGAGCGAATTGTCATGCACATGCAAGAAGAGCAAGACGGTGTGCCCATCAGAACAGTGAAGAGCTTTATGACCAAAATACCAAGTGTGTTTACAG GGTCTGACCTTGTGAACTGGATAGTGAAGAAGTTGGATGTTGAAGATCAAG CTGAGGCCGTCCATCTGGGGTCATTAATGTCCGCCCACGGCTACTTCTTCCCCATCTCCGACCATGTTCTCATGCTGAAAGACGATGGAACATTCTACAGATTTCAG actcCCTATTTCTGGCCATCGAATTGTTGGGAACCAGAGAATACTGACTATG CTGTGTACCTATGCAAAAGAACAATGCAGAACAAGGCAAGGTTGGAACTGGCTGATTATGAAGCA GAAAATCTTGCCAAGCTACAAAGGATGTTTGCAAGGAAATGGGAGTTCATCTTCATGCAAGCTGAGGCACAAGCAAA AGTGGACAAGAAGAGAGACAAGGTGGAGAGAAAAATTCTAGACAGCCAAGAACGGGCCTTTTGGGATGTCCATAGACCAGTG CCTGGGTGTGTAAATACGACAGAAATGGACATCAAGAAATCATGTAGAGTCAGCTGTGGGGACACACCAAAGAAGAGAAAG TCAACTACAAACGGAGGTCTGGACATAACAGAAGAACAAGTTGAACCAGAAGAGCTGCAAAAACAG GTTACAGCACTTCAGACGAAGCTAGACAAGCATCACATCAAGATGTCAAAGATAGCAGAACT TCTGATGTCCTACTGTGAGCAGTTTGGTGACTATGAGCCCTTCCTAAGCCCCCCTGAACCATCCAACCCATGGATAACCGATGACAGTTCCTTATGGGAGCAGGACAAGATGGGAGA GAACAGGGAGATCCCCAGCAGGAGAGTCAGGAAATGGGGCCTGTCGTTTGATGAGCTGCTAACAGACCTGGCGGGAAGAGAGCAGTTCCTCAAGTTTCTAGAGAAGGAGTTCAGTGCAGAAAACCTCAG GTTTTGGCTGGCTTGTGATGAGCTGTATGCAATGCCCCTGAAGGATGTAGAATCGGCAGTACAAGAAATCTACAG TGAGTTCCTGGCTCCGGGCTGCCCCAGCCCTATCAATGTGGACTCCAAGTGCCAAGCCATTGCCAACAAGAACATGGAGAAACCAAACAGATACACTTTTGATGCATGTATG GAGCACATCTATAATTTGATGAAGAGTGACAGCTACCGACGCTTCATACGATCACAGCAGTATAAGGACTTGCTTCAGACCAAAAAGAAG TCTGGTGCTGGAAGTGACAAACAGTGGTCTCTTGTTCCTGCGGCGCTGGGAGGCAGGAATCTGGTCGCCAAACTCCCCAGTCTGCCCAACAGGAACATGGACGGGGAAGTTCTTGGAGACGTCAGCTCCAGTGGCAACCAGTGGTCACTGCGCAACAAGCAGCCAAGTTCAAGTGCAGCCAGCTCCAGTTCTGATGGCTTATAA
- the LOC136433012 gene encoding regulator of G-protein signaling 7-like isoform X1: MAGRHRRRSETNGPIKESPNLLLYRKMERIVMHMQEEQDGVPIRTVKSFMTKIPSVFTGSDLVNWIVKKLDVEDQAEAVHLGSLMSAHGYFFPISDHVLMLKDDGTFYRFQTPYFWPSNCWEPENTDYAVYLCKRTMQNKARLELADYEAENLAKLQRMFARKWEFIFMQAEAQANDLSRVDKKRDKVERKILDSQERAFWDVHRPVPGCVNTTEMDIKKSCRVSCGDTPKKRKSTTNGGLDITEEQVEPEELQKQVTALQTKLDKHHIKMSKIAELLMSYCEQFGDYEPFLSPPEPSNPWITDDSSLWEQDKMGENREIPSRRVRKWGLSFDELLTDLAGREQFLKFLEKEFSAENLRFWLACDELYAMPLKDVESAVQEIYSEFLAPGCPSPINVDSKCQAIANKNMEKPNRYTFDACMEHIYNLMKSDSYRRFIRSQQYKDLLQTKKKSGAGSDKQWSLVPAALGGRNLVAKLPSLPNRNMDGEVLGDVSSSGNQWSLRNKQPSSSAASSSSDGL, from the exons ATGGCCGGACGGCACAGACGGCGGAGTGAAACCAACGGGCCCATAAAAGAGTCGCCCAACTTGCTGCTGTACAGGAAG ATGGAGCGAATTGTCATGCACATGCAAGAAGAGCAAGACGGTGTGCCCATCAGAACAGTGAAGAGCTTTATGACCAAAATACCAAGTGTGTTTACAG GGTCTGACCTTGTGAACTGGATAGTGAAGAAGTTGGATGTTGAAGATCAAG CTGAGGCCGTCCATCTGGGGTCATTAATGTCCGCCCACGGCTACTTCTTCCCCATCTCCGACCATGTTCTCATGCTGAAAGACGATGGAACATTCTACAGATTTCAG actcCCTATTTCTGGCCATCGAATTGTTGGGAACCAGAGAATACTGACTATG CTGTGTACCTATGCAAAAGAACAATGCAGAACAAGGCAAGGTTGGAACTGGCTGATTATGAAGCA GAAAATCTTGCCAAGCTACAAAGGATGTTTGCAAGGAAATGGGAGTTCATCTTCATGCAAGCTGAGGCACAAGCAAA TGACCTTTCCAGAGTGGACAAGAAGAGAGACAAGGTGGAGAGAAAAATTCTAGACAGCCAAGAACGGGCCTTTTGGGATGTCCATAGACCAGTG CCTGGGTGTGTAAATACGACAGAAATGGACATCAAGAAATCATGTAGAGTCAGCTGTGGGGACACACCAAAGAAGAGAAAG TCAACTACAAACGGAGGTCTGGACATAACAGAAGAACAAGTTGAACCAGAAGAGCTGCAAAAACAG GTTACAGCACTTCAGACGAAGCTAGACAAGCATCACATCAAGATGTCAAAGATAGCAGAACT TCTGATGTCCTACTGTGAGCAGTTTGGTGACTATGAGCCCTTCCTAAGCCCCCCTGAACCATCCAACCCATGGATAACCGATGACAGTTCCTTATGGGAGCAGGACAAGATGGGAGA GAACAGGGAGATCCCCAGCAGGAGAGTCAGGAAATGGGGCCTGTCGTTTGATGAGCTGCTAACAGACCTGGCGGGAAGAGAGCAGTTCCTCAAGTTTCTAGAGAAGGAGTTCAGTGCAGAAAACCTCAG GTTTTGGCTGGCTTGTGATGAGCTGTATGCAATGCCCCTGAAGGATGTAGAATCGGCAGTACAAGAAATCTACAG TGAGTTCCTGGCTCCGGGCTGCCCCAGCCCTATCAATGTGGACTCCAAGTGCCAAGCCATTGCCAACAAGAACATGGAGAAACCAAACAGATACACTTTTGATGCATGTATG GAGCACATCTATAATTTGATGAAGAGTGACAGCTACCGACGCTTCATACGATCACAGCAGTATAAGGACTTGCTTCAGACCAAAAAGAAG TCTGGTGCTGGAAGTGACAAACAGTGGTCTCTTGTTCCTGCGGCGCTGGGAGGCAGGAATCTGGTCGCCAAACTCCCCAGTCTGCCCAACAGGAACATGGACGGGGAAGTTCTTGGAGACGTCAGCTCCAGTGGCAACCAGTGGTCACTGCGCAACAAGCAGCCAAGTTCAAGTGCAGCCAGCTCCAGTTCTGATGGCTTATAA
- the LOC136433011 gene encoding homeobox protein PKNOX2-like isoform X3: MCFLMVATMTTSRPDVSLLNNEAANVTFPVTTVGSLGTDRKITFGDQQQAPITPQTAPPAAAVEPKQTAGDAPVNLDGDKRAVYRHPLFPLLALLFEKCEQATQTTECPSSASFDVDIEAFVRHQEADRKPFFSDDPELDSLMVKAIQVLRIHLLELEKVNELCKDFCNRYITCLKGKMQSENLLRTDLASFPGAQQPQDGQMTVQPQVLVTAVTNGSTLNTGMVLQTGMAQGGQTVSLAAVNQGAMVVADGTLYQPVTMVASPAVVAHGVQQSLPATVQLQPVAQAIQQQPQVIATSTAHIISGSTPLSQIGVQAQQGVPQQLACPPTPTATNPVASAQSPQDSPGSEDDLKRRNGKRGILPKQATDVMRSWLFQHIVHPYPTEDEKRAIANQTNLTLLQVNNWFINARRRILQPMLDATNPDLLPKAKKAKPQHRPTQRFWPDSLITSIPQQQDQQLPTGEQTPGDLLDAVSTEAEQVDGLQNNHSVTTSTVAEQSNVLSQMLIGHRSSSPSLQDMASNGEETLLERESGSDGLPSGGLSSLDVDNATAPELSN; encoded by the exons ATGTG TTTTCTGATGGTTGCAACCATGACGACTTCTCGGCCTGACGTCAGTCTATTGAACAATGAGGCAGCTAACGTTACCTTTCCTGTCACAACGGTGGGCTCATTGGGTACAGATAGGAAGATAACATTTGGAGACCAGCAACAAGCACCCATCACACCACAAACAGCTCCCCCTGCTGCAGCAGTAGAGCCCAAGCAAACTGCAGGCGATGCTCCAGTCAATTTGGATGGAGACAAGCGTGCAGTGTACAG GCATCCTCTCTTCCCCTTGCTGGCTTTGCTGTTTGAGAAATGTGAGCAGGCAACCCAGACAACAGAGTGTCCATCTTCTGCAAGTTTTGATGTGGATATTGAGGCCTTTGTTCGACACCAAGAAGCAGACAGGAAGCCATTCTTCAGTGATGACCCAGAGTTGGACAGTCTG ATGGTGAAGGCCATCCAGGTGTTGAGAATCCACCTGTTGGAGCTGGAGAAGGTGAACGAGCTGTGTAAGGACTTCTGTAACCGCTACATCACCTGTCTGAAGGGGAAGATGCAGAGTGAAAACCTATTGAGGACAGACCTGGCATCCTTTCCAGGCGCACAACAGCCTCAG GATGGCCAGATGACAGTGCAGCCACAGGTTCTGGTCACAGCCGTGACAAACGGCTCCACCTTGAACACTGGGATGGTACTGCAGACTGGCATGGCACAGGGTGGGCAGACTGTCAGCCTGGCTGCAGTCAACCAAGGTGCCATGGTTGTGGCAG ATGGCACGCTGTACCAGCCTGTGACTATGGTGGCATCCCCAGCTGTTGTTGCACATGGTGTACAACAGTCCTTACCAGCAACTGTACAGCTGCAGCCGGTAGCCCAGGCTATTCAGCAACAGCCACAGGTGATAGCCACCAGCACAGCACACATCATCTCTGGCAGCACCCCGCTGTCACAG ATAGGTGTGCAGGCTCAACAAGGTGTCCCACAGCAGCTGGCCTGCCCCCCCACCCCTACTGCCACCAATCCTGTGGCATCAGCACAGAGTCCCCAGGACTCCCCTGGCTCAGAGGACGACTTGAAAAGGCGAAACGGGAAGCGGGGCATCCTCCCAAAGCAGGCGACAGACGTCATGAGGTCCTGGTTATTTCAGCATATCgtg CACCCATATCCCACAGAGGATGAAAAGCGAGCAATTGCCAACCAGACCAACCTGACACTTTTACAAGTCAATAACTG GTTCATAAATGCCCGTAGAAGAATACTGCAGCCCATGCTTGATGCAACAAATCCAGACCTTTTGCCCAAAGCTAAGAAGGCCAAACCCCAACACCGACCTACACAGAGGTTCTGGCCAGACTCCCTCATCACGTCCATCCCTCAACAGCAAGATCAACAGTTACCCACAGGAGAACAAACACCAG GTGACCTGTTGGATGCAGTGAGTACAGAGGCAGAACAAGTGGATGGTCTACAGAACAACCACTCTGTCACAACTTCAACTGTCGCAGAACAGAGCAATGTCCTCTCTCAG ATGCTGATAGGTCATAGGTCATCATCTCCATCCCTACAAGACATGGCGTCTAACGGGGAGGAGACTTTGTTGGAAAGGGAGTCTGGGTCCGATGGTCTGCCCTCGGGAGGCTTGAGTAGTCTGGACGTGGATAATGCCACTGCTCCAGAGCTATCGAACTAA
- the LOC136433011 gene encoding homeobox protein PKNOX2-like isoform X1, with protein sequence MCFLMVATMTTSRPDVSLLNNEAANVTFPVTTVGSLGTDRKITFGDQQQAPITPQTAPPAAAVEPKQTAGDAPVNLDGDKRAVYRHPLFPLLALLFEKCEQATQTTECPSSASFDVDIEAFVRHQEADRKPFFSDDPELDSLMVKAIQVLRIHLLELEKVNELCKDFCNRYITCLKGKMQSENLLRTDLASFPGAQQPQVQPQTQVHTQQDGQMTVQPQVLVTAVTNGSTLNTGMVLQTGMAQGGQTVSLAAVNQGAMVVADGTLYQPVTMVASPAVVAHGVQQSLPATVQLQPVAQAIQQQPQVIATSTAHIISGSTPLSQIGVQAQQGVPQQLACPPTPTATNPVASAQSPQDSPGSEDDLKRRNGKRGILPKQATDVMRSWLFQHIVHPYPTEDEKRAIANQTNLTLLQVNNWFINARRRILQPMLDATNPDLLPKAKKAKPQHRPTQRFWPDSLITSIPQQQDQQLPTGEQTPGDLLDAVSTEAEQVDGLQNNHSVTTSTVAEQSNVLSQMLIGHRSSSPSLQDMASNGEETLLERESGSDGLPSGGLSSLDVDNATAPELSN encoded by the exons ATGTG TTTTCTGATGGTTGCAACCATGACGACTTCTCGGCCTGACGTCAGTCTATTGAACAATGAGGCAGCTAACGTTACCTTTCCTGTCACAACGGTGGGCTCATTGGGTACAGATAGGAAGATAACATTTGGAGACCAGCAACAAGCACCCATCACACCACAAACAGCTCCCCCTGCTGCAGCAGTAGAGCCCAAGCAAACTGCAGGCGATGCTCCAGTCAATTTGGATGGAGACAAGCGTGCAGTGTACAG GCATCCTCTCTTCCCCTTGCTGGCTTTGCTGTTTGAGAAATGTGAGCAGGCAACCCAGACAACAGAGTGTCCATCTTCTGCAAGTTTTGATGTGGATATTGAGGCCTTTGTTCGACACCAAGAAGCAGACAGGAAGCCATTCTTCAGTGATGACCCAGAGTTGGACAGTCTG ATGGTGAAGGCCATCCAGGTGTTGAGAATCCACCTGTTGGAGCTGGAGAAGGTGAACGAGCTGTGTAAGGACTTCTGTAACCGCTACATCACCTGTCTGAAGGGGAAGATGCAGAGTGAAAACCTATTGAGGACAGACCTGGCATCCTTTCCAGGCGCACAACAGCCTCAGGTGCAGCCGcaaacacaagtacacactCAACAG GATGGCCAGATGACAGTGCAGCCACAGGTTCTGGTCACAGCCGTGACAAACGGCTCCACCTTGAACACTGGGATGGTACTGCAGACTGGCATGGCACAGGGTGGGCAGACTGTCAGCCTGGCTGCAGTCAACCAAGGTGCCATGGTTGTGGCAG ATGGCACGCTGTACCAGCCTGTGACTATGGTGGCATCCCCAGCTGTTGTTGCACATGGTGTACAACAGTCCTTACCAGCAACTGTACAGCTGCAGCCGGTAGCCCAGGCTATTCAGCAACAGCCACAGGTGATAGCCACCAGCACAGCACACATCATCTCTGGCAGCACCCCGCTGTCACAG ATAGGTGTGCAGGCTCAACAAGGTGTCCCACAGCAGCTGGCCTGCCCCCCCACCCCTACTGCCACCAATCCTGTGGCATCAGCACAGAGTCCCCAGGACTCCCCTGGCTCAGAGGACGACTTGAAAAGGCGAAACGGGAAGCGGGGCATCCTCCCAAAGCAGGCGACAGACGTCATGAGGTCCTGGTTATTTCAGCATATCgtg CACCCATATCCCACAGAGGATGAAAAGCGAGCAATTGCCAACCAGACCAACCTGACACTTTTACAAGTCAATAACTG GTTCATAAATGCCCGTAGAAGAATACTGCAGCCCATGCTTGATGCAACAAATCCAGACCTTTTGCCCAAAGCTAAGAAGGCCAAACCCCAACACCGACCTACACAGAGGTTCTGGCCAGACTCCCTCATCACGTCCATCCCTCAACAGCAAGATCAACAGTTACCCACAGGAGAACAAACACCAG GTGACCTGTTGGATGCAGTGAGTACAGAGGCAGAACAAGTGGATGGTCTACAGAACAACCACTCTGTCACAACTTCAACTGTCGCAGAACAGAGCAATGTCCTCTCTCAG ATGCTGATAGGTCATAGGTCATCATCTCCATCCCTACAAGACATGGCGTCTAACGGGGAGGAGACTTTGTTGGAAAGGGAGTCTGGGTCCGATGGTCTGCCCTCGGGAGGCTTGAGTAGTCTGGACGTGGATAATGCCACTGCTCCAGAGCTATCGAACTAA
- the LOC136433011 gene encoding homeobox protein PKNOX2-like isoform X2 yields MVATMTTSRPDVSLLNNEAANVTFPVTTVGSLGTDRKITFGDQQQAPITPQTAPPAAAVEPKQTAGDAPVNLDGDKRAVYRHPLFPLLALLFEKCEQATQTTECPSSASFDVDIEAFVRHQEADRKPFFSDDPELDSLMVKAIQVLRIHLLELEKVNELCKDFCNRYITCLKGKMQSENLLRTDLASFPGAQQPQVQPQTQVHTQQDGQMTVQPQVLVTAVTNGSTLNTGMVLQTGMAQGGQTVSLAAVNQGAMVVADGTLYQPVTMVASPAVVAHGVQQSLPATVQLQPVAQAIQQQPQVIATSTAHIISGSTPLSQIGVQAQQGVPQQLACPPTPTATNPVASAQSPQDSPGSEDDLKRRNGKRGILPKQATDVMRSWLFQHIVHPYPTEDEKRAIANQTNLTLLQVNNWFINARRRILQPMLDATNPDLLPKAKKAKPQHRPTQRFWPDSLITSIPQQQDQQLPTGEQTPGDLLDAVSTEAEQVDGLQNNHSVTTSTVAEQSNVLSQMLIGHRSSSPSLQDMASNGEETLLERESGSDGLPSGGLSSLDVDNATAPELSN; encoded by the exons ATGGTTGCAACCATGACGACTTCTCGGCCTGACGTCAGTCTATTGAACAATGAGGCAGCTAACGTTACCTTTCCTGTCACAACGGTGGGCTCATTGGGTACAGATAGGAAGATAACATTTGGAGACCAGCAACAAGCACCCATCACACCACAAACAGCTCCCCCTGCTGCAGCAGTAGAGCCCAAGCAAACTGCAGGCGATGCTCCAGTCAATTTGGATGGAGACAAGCGTGCAGTGTACAG GCATCCTCTCTTCCCCTTGCTGGCTTTGCTGTTTGAGAAATGTGAGCAGGCAACCCAGACAACAGAGTGTCCATCTTCTGCAAGTTTTGATGTGGATATTGAGGCCTTTGTTCGACACCAAGAAGCAGACAGGAAGCCATTCTTCAGTGATGACCCAGAGTTGGACAGTCTG ATGGTGAAGGCCATCCAGGTGTTGAGAATCCACCTGTTGGAGCTGGAGAAGGTGAACGAGCTGTGTAAGGACTTCTGTAACCGCTACATCACCTGTCTGAAGGGGAAGATGCAGAGTGAAAACCTATTGAGGACAGACCTGGCATCCTTTCCAGGCGCACAACAGCCTCAGGTGCAGCCGcaaacacaagtacacactCAACAG GATGGCCAGATGACAGTGCAGCCACAGGTTCTGGTCACAGCCGTGACAAACGGCTCCACCTTGAACACTGGGATGGTACTGCAGACTGGCATGGCACAGGGTGGGCAGACTGTCAGCCTGGCTGCAGTCAACCAAGGTGCCATGGTTGTGGCAG ATGGCACGCTGTACCAGCCTGTGACTATGGTGGCATCCCCAGCTGTTGTTGCACATGGTGTACAACAGTCCTTACCAGCAACTGTACAGCTGCAGCCGGTAGCCCAGGCTATTCAGCAACAGCCACAGGTGATAGCCACCAGCACAGCACACATCATCTCTGGCAGCACCCCGCTGTCACAG ATAGGTGTGCAGGCTCAACAAGGTGTCCCACAGCAGCTGGCCTGCCCCCCCACCCCTACTGCCACCAATCCTGTGGCATCAGCACAGAGTCCCCAGGACTCCCCTGGCTCAGAGGACGACTTGAAAAGGCGAAACGGGAAGCGGGGCATCCTCCCAAAGCAGGCGACAGACGTCATGAGGTCCTGGTTATTTCAGCATATCgtg CACCCATATCCCACAGAGGATGAAAAGCGAGCAATTGCCAACCAGACCAACCTGACACTTTTACAAGTCAATAACTG GTTCATAAATGCCCGTAGAAGAATACTGCAGCCCATGCTTGATGCAACAAATCCAGACCTTTTGCCCAAAGCTAAGAAGGCCAAACCCCAACACCGACCTACACAGAGGTTCTGGCCAGACTCCCTCATCACGTCCATCCCTCAACAGCAAGATCAACAGTTACCCACAGGAGAACAAACACCAG GTGACCTGTTGGATGCAGTGAGTACAGAGGCAGAACAAGTGGATGGTCTACAGAACAACCACTCTGTCACAACTTCAACTGTCGCAGAACAGAGCAATGTCCTCTCTCAG ATGCTGATAGGTCATAGGTCATCATCTCCATCCCTACAAGACATGGCGTCTAACGGGGAGGAGACTTTGTTGGAAAGGGAGTCTGGGTCCGATGGTCTGCCCTCGGGAGGCTTGAGTAGTCTGGACGTGGATAATGCCACTGCTCCAGAGCTATCGAACTAA